The following is a genomic window from Aphelocoma coerulescens isolate FSJ_1873_10779 chromosome 5, UR_Acoe_1.0, whole genome shotgun sequence.
TGAAGCTGTACTCCAAAACAGGGATGGCAGCCAAGCGGTAGATGTACCTGTAAGTGTTCTCTTTCCATTGCTATGCAATCACAAGACTTTAGAAAGGACATGATGTGGGAAAATGGCTGCTGCATAAGTGCTGTAATTAAGGTGCACTGTTGTAGGTACATAGCAGCTGTGGTGTAGATAGGCTTTTATACTCGGTACTATTAGTTAGCCTCTGTATTACAGAATGTAGTGGAAGTGAATTCCCCCCTGGTTCTACCCTTTTTCCTAGGGGGCGTAGTAGCTATAGTAAGGTACATGCTAAGGTCACCACAGGGAATATTTCTGTACTTTCTCATTGCAGACTCTAAGCCTTTCCAGATACGCTCTTGGACTAAAATAGCCTGTTTCTGATGTCCACTCACAAATGATCCTGTaataaaaagagcaaaaaaagcaaaagccaacCTTTTGAGATTTTAAAACAGTATTTCCCACTTGTGGTCTACCCAAATGATCCCTCTGCTCAACACAAACATCTGTGACAAGGAGTGTGAAGCTGAGCTGGGGGCTGGCCTCGCTATGTCTGCTCAGAAGGAGAAGGACCCCCATTAATTTGAACTGAAGGTTATTAAAAGCTGGGACCGTGTTTGGGGGAGGCTAATTTACTCGCTCCTCCTCACGAGAGCCTCTGTCCTGGCTCAAAGAGCAGGGTGGGCTGTGTGCGATGCGCCGCGGCCGCAGGTGCCGTTTCCCGGGGAGCGGGCGCCGCtcccccgccggccccggcccggcccggcccggcccgcacgGCGGCAGTTGAAGCCTCGGGGCGGTTCCGCCCGGGCTGGCCCCTTCCAGGTTCTATCCCCGCTCGCGCGGGGGCGGCCGGTGCCGGCGGCCGCGATGGGGGCACTGCcggggctcctgctgctgctgctgctgggcgtGGCGGGGTGCCCCGGGGCCCGGGGTACCCGGCCCGCGGAGCCGCGCGCCGCGTGGGTGACGGTGCCGCGGCAGCTGAGCCCCCGGGCCGGCGACGACGCCCCCGCCCTTTCCTACTGGCTGAACGtggcggggcggccgcgggtgCTGCgcctgcagcccaggaggggcCTGGTCTCCCGCCCCTTCACCCTGGTCACCTACGGCCGGGACGGGGCCCGCCGAGAGGAGCACCCCTTCGTGCGGGACAACTGCTTCTACCAGGGCGAGGTGCTGGGGAGCCCCGGCTCCCTGGTGGCCCTCAGCACCTGCGGCAGGGGCCTCCAGGGCGTGCTCTGGGTGGAGGATGATACCTACCAGATCGAGCCCGTCCCCAATGACCCGGCCTTTCGGCACATTCTCTACCGCATGGAGGAGGCCAACAGCCCCGAGGGACCCAGCTGCGGACTGACGccagaggtgctgcagcagcaaaagGCTGTGCTGCCGTGGTTCAAGGCTCCCAAGGCAGAGGAGGAGAACGAAGGGCTGAAGGACTGGTGGACACACATCAGGTATGTGAAGATAGTAGTGGTCGTCGACAACGTGCGGTTTGTGAAGTCAGGCAGGAGCAAATCTGAAGTCTTGAAGCACGTCATGCAAGTCATCAATGTTGGGGACATTATGTACAAACAGCTTTCTGTCCGGCTGTTTCTTATAGGACTGGAGATCTGGACTGAAAGCAACTTTATAAACATTACTAACTCTATTCCCAAGGTACTTAGTGACTTTAACAGCTGGAGAAAGTCAAATCTGTACCATCGGATGTACCACGATGTTGCTCACTTATTTGCATTTCAGTGGTttggaagcagcctgggactgGCATATATAGGgacagtgtgtgatagccattgGTCATCGGCTGTTATTTCCTTCACTGAGAAAAAGTTGTCCGCAATTTTTGTCACATTTGTCCATGAGCTGGGCCATAATCTTGGGATGAGCCATGATAAACCGGATTGTAAATGCAAACGCAAGACATGCATTATGTATGAAAACAATGCTGAAACTGATGCGTTCAGTGACTGCAGTTACAAACAGTACTTTGACCGGCTTGTAAGTGGTGCTGAGTGCCTTCGTCAACCACCAGCACCTGGCACTTTCTACCCCAAGACACGTGAATACTGTGGGAATAAGATAGTAGAAAGCGGAGAGCAATGTGACTGTGGTTCAGCAGCAAACTGCAGAAAGGATCCTTGTTGCCACGCAAACTGCACATTCACTGCAGGTTCGGTCTGTGCATCTGGAAAATGCTGCAAGTACTGTAAGGTCCTTCCAGCAGGAACACTCTGCAGAGCAAGTACTGGCACCTGTGACCTGCCAGAGTATTGCAATGGGATTTCCCCTCAGTGCCCACTGGATGTATACCTACAAGATGGAACCCCTTGCAAAAATGGTATTTATTGCTATCAAGGAAAATGTTCTTCCCACAGTAAACAGTGCCGGCATCTCTTTGGCAAACAAGCCAGGGTTGCTCCTTTAGATTGCTTCAAAGCAGTGAATACTCAGGGTGACCGGTTTGGGAATTGTGGTATTCGTGACAATATCCATTTTACAAAATGCAGTACTGAGAATATCTTATGTGGTAGGATTCAGTGTGAAAACATAGCCAAATTACCTTTCTTGCAGAACCATGTAACGCTAATCCAAACTCCTGTTCGAGATAAAAATTGTTGGGGTCTTGACTATCACATAGGGATGCCAAGAGCAGATGTGGGAGCTGTGGAAGATGGCACACCATGTGGTAGTGATATGCTTTGTATCAACAGGACATGTATGAGTGTATTAGTGCTGAACTACGACTGTAACATGACAAAGTGTCATAACAGAGGAGTGTGTAACAATCGTAAGAACTGTCACTGCAAGTATGGCTGGGCTCCTCCATACTGTGAATTGCAAGGATTTGGAGGTAGCATTGACAGTGGACCCCCTCCAGCCAGGAAGACTTCTCAGAGAGCAAAAGTAAGACTAAcactgtttggatttttttctttgtgtatcCTTGGAGTAGCCCTTACCATCCATTATAAACAGGAAATAGAGGGATGGCTTATGAAGGTAAAAGCCCAATTCCATAGAACATTGCAGTTGTTTCAAAGACTGAAAAAACCAGAAGTTCCTAAAGAAAATGTGCCTGTCGGTGAGTCAAAGTCCACCAAAGATCAAAAAGCAGTAGCTTTGGAATCTCTTGAGGAAATCTCCCTTTAGCAGAGCCATCTGATAACTCATTAAAATAATTCAACAGATTCTGAACAGCTCTAATCTCATGTGATATCATTAAATGCAGAGTAAATGTTAtctctctttattttcttttaagttaATAAATGCAGGCAGTAAGGCATGCTTTTCTTTGTACCCTGAGCTCTTAAATTGATGTAAACCGCAGGTATTGTGTTTATGCTTCATACCAACagtttaaaaatgcaaacttCTTAAAACAGGTGTAGATAAATTCTTTACTTCAATTTCCTTATTTACCTAAGATTTTCTTCAGTTCAGTGAGAGAAATGTTTGTGAACATCTTCTGTCATTCATTaacaaccaaaaagaaaaaattgcacTTGCAGTCTCCACTGGGTTCCTTCCAAGCAaaacattctgtgtttctgtgatttaATTCACATCTGTGACACACAAACAGGCAAGGAACAGGTATTGCAGTGAGATGCAGGGGTCTGTTTCACAAATGCTTCCCACTGTTTACAGGGAGCAGCCCTTCAGGAAGGAGGCAGATCATAGGGAACAGGGTCTTCCTTTTGTGAAAGAGTAGAGAAGGATTATCCAGATCATACCAGTAAGCATTACATTTCTGAACCATAATATATATGCCAGCAGTGTAGTGACACCAAATCTATCATTTCACAAGAacaaattgtttttattttctggaaattTTCCAGTGTCTTGACTGCTGACTGCTGCTGAGAAGTGCTGTGTATTTTACTGTTGTTAATAGGAGCTGTCTGTGAGGTTCCCCAAGTTAACTGAATTTCTAAAGTATTTGAAACTATTCTGCAAGTCTACCCCACCTAGAATTCCTGCAATATTTGATAGATGCTTTATCTGACTGTCTCAGGGGGTTTCTCTTGGTTTACTATGTGATTCTTTCTTCAGCTATGACTGAatgtgtccttggagcactatGGAGTGCCACACAGAAGCATTgtagttttcatttttaaaacacaaCATGAAATATGTCTAACCTGTGAAAAATATGAGGGACATGGAAATACCATTCaataagttttatttttaatattacagCAGTAACTAGACATTTCTATCAGATCAGCATGAAGAAGAGTCTCTAGTCCAGATCACAgtgaaaactttttttaaaggtgTTTCAGGGTTAAGGGCTATAATGCACTTGTCTGCTAACAAAAGAACTATTTGTATTTAGAAAGCAAAGAGCACACTTTCGTCAAACATTCTGTAAAGGTAGGATAAGTACCCTAACACTTGGGAACATTTGGGAGGAAAGATGTTGGTGACTCTACAAATTATGATGGTCAACTCTTGCTGCCTCCCAAATACATAATTTATGGTTTTAGAATAtccattttcctgtatttttatatgtaaTTCTTTTTTGTGTCCTTGTATTCAAAAAGGGCTGAGTACATTATGATGGGATGTGAAATACAAAGCATGTGATTCACAGTTTTTCACAGCTTTTTCTCTAAAGCAAATGGGTCCTTAAATAGTTATCTATGCTTGTCTGCAGAAACGAGATAACACAGTGTTTCTTTAGCAGGCTGTGCTTATTGCCATGATAAAACATGGATGGTTTTGATTAGATGATGAAAACTTAATCCTGTGTTTATGTCAAAAGGCAAGATAACTGCCCCTTGACAGACACCCCAGATTTATTCCTCATAACCAGAGACCTTCTTCAGAGAGtttgggggagtgggagggCTATCCTCTGAGAAATAACAACTGCAATTCAGGTGTTGCAAACAAGGAATAGGTGACACACAAGACAGATGTGGATTAACAGAAAGATGGAGATAAAAAGTAAGAAAAGCACTTCAGGCAGCACCTTCCAACTATCTATGCACAACTAGTATCTACTAagacttaattttattttgctttttaaatacagaGAGAGTGGTGGAAGTTGCAGGTTGTCACCTGGATGGCCTGCCATTGTTGATCAATAGGATACGATAAATTGCCAGGTAGAGATCTATGCTGAGACAGAGAAACACCAGAGTCAGGGAATTCTTATTTACAGGCCTGCATACTGAAAAGACAGAGGTGTGAATGAAAGCACAGTTTAGGCTAGAAAGCTTACTTGCAAATGCACTTCTGGGAAAGGTAAAGTAATAAAATGCTGTAGTTTCCGTTTTTCTCTATGCTTAAAGAttgttctgaaaaaaacaggacTTAATTGGGAGGAGGCTTTCAGTGAGCTTTGGATAGGAGTATTTCTGTAcaattttctcccatttcttcTTGGGCCATATGAGCAAGACAAACATGTATCCCAACAAACCTAGTCTATGTTTTATAAAATGTGTGAGCTCCCttgctgaggttttctccttgaaaataTTGTTGTTTCTGATTTCAACACAGCAATGGAACACTTGATATTTCTGGTGGTTTGTTAGAAATGTCCCACTACTCTGAAGGTGCTGTGAAGGTGTAAGTCTAAGTTCAGTCCTAATCtttctggtttcctttttttttttttccccctcctggttctaactgcattttaaaatgcttaaaaTGGATGCTAGAACTTGGTTAATGTGCAAGTCACTTGCACATGAAGAGGCAGCTTGCAGATGTTGCTGCACCGTCTCCCAAGAGATGTGGGTCAGTGCAGTATGTGAAATGGTGCTGGAGGAAATAAGAAGACACAACCTGGacaagtggaaggtgtccctgcccatggcagggggggttcGACctagatgatcttaaaggtcccttccagtccaaaccattctctgattctgtgagaTGGTCTGTGCCGGTGCAGTAAGGGTATTAAGTGTTAGGTAGCTGATAATACGTGGCAGGCCAGTCGTGGTAGGTGAAGCCTGGAGCTGCCTAGGACTAAATTACAACAATATATCCATGTTTCTTGTTTGAAATCTCTTCCTGACTAAAGAAGACTTTTAAAAACACTTAATATTGCAGTTAGATCAAGATAAAACTTGTGGTAAccaccaagcacaaatagggatttcatgtatgacaaactggttttgttttaagcCAAGACTGTCGCCTCTAAAATACATTGAACTGCTGCTGAGGAACACTGTGTATCTTGAAGGAGTTTGCCAAGTACCTcgcagctgcttgctcactctcctcccacccctcccagTGGGACAGagattcagaaagaaaaggtgAATCATGTGGGTTGAGACTGaaaaaacagtttaataattggaACAAACTAAAATattataataatgataataatgagTGACAATAACAGAACCCAAGcgaaacaagtgatgcacagtaCAATTGCTCACCACATGCTGCCCGATACCCAGCCCATCCCAGAATGTTTTTGGCCCCCTTACAGGTAACTCACCTAGCTGATATACTGGACATGACATTCTacggtatggaatatccctttgtcCAGTTtaggtcacctgtcctggccatgcttcCTCCCAGCTTTTGTGCACTTCTTCACTGGCAGAATATGGAGACACTGAAAAGTCCTCAACTTAGGGCAAACACTActtagcaacaacaaaaaagtctATCACACGAGTCATGGTTTTGCTCATCATTGCAAGTGTAATTGGACCTTGAATGACTGTCTCCCACCTCTGAGGCAGGTGTTCTAACACTCAGTTTAGCACTAAGCATTAATGTTGTAGCATTCAGAGATCCAGTGTCCAGGTTCTCTCCCTATTAAATTCAGGAATCCAAAAGTACAGATAATCCTGGAAGGAATGCAATCAAAAATATTTGTTATCTTTACTGCAGTACCAGACAAACAAAATGGTAGTGTAACACTGAAGACCAGATAAGCTGGTCCTCATTTTCATCAGAGAAGTTCCTGCAGCACGTAGATGTGGCTGTCTTCATAGTGCCAAGTAGTCAGGTGGTTAAACTGAATCAGGCCTCTTCATTGCTCCCTGTTGTCATTGTCTGTATTGACACACTTGTACCATGTGCTGAAATAGATAAGGataaatttttctttgctatttCCTGATAATCTATTGGCTCAATAAACCCTGAGGTACAGAGTCCCACGTTTAAGTGGCTCCCCTGTTAGATAGCAAGTTGAACTACTTTGCCCTTTTTGCTAGGTAATTCTCTCTTCTGTAGAGTTCGGAGCAAATTTCTCAAATCCACAAACCAAACACCTTCTACAGGACCTAGTTAAGTATTTCTTGACTCAGCAGTGGCACGGTGATTCTATGCACCATTAGTGTTTCTGAATCTAGATCACTTATTGCATTGCAAGGTAGCTGGCGTTGGCATGGATGCTCTCTGTGCTACTTGCCTGCATTGGGCTTTtgctcctgcccagcactgtCTGATCTGTTTTCCAGTTTGCTGTGAGGACAGTTGAAACGGCTGGGAAAAAGTCATACATCTCCCTCCTTCTCCGCTATGCCTACCCGAGACAACTATGGCCTACTCCTTAACCTT
Proteins encoded in this region:
- the LOC138110792 gene encoding LOW QUALITY PROTEIN: disintegrin and metalloproteinase domain-containing protein 20-like (The sequence of the model RefSeq protein was modified relative to this genomic sequence to represent the inferred CDS: deleted 2 bases in 1 codon); its protein translation is MRRGRRCRFPGSGRRSPAGRPGPARPARRQLKPRGGSARAGPFQVLSPLARGRPVPAAAMGALPGLLLLLLLGVAGCPGARGTRPAEPRAAWVTVPRQLSPRAGDDAPALSYWLNVAGRPRVLRLQPRRGLVSRPFTLVTYGRDGARREEHPFVRDNCFYQGEVLGSPGSLVALSTCGRGLQGVLWVEDDTYQIEPVPNDPAFRHILYRMEEANSPEGPSCGLTPEVLQQQKAVLPWFKAPKAEEENEGLKDWWTHIRYVKIVVVVDNVRFVKSGRSKSEVLKHVMQVINVGDIMYKQLSVRLFLIGLEIWTESNFINITNSIPKVLSDFNSWRKSNLYHRMYHDVAHLFAFQWFGSSLGLAYIGTVCDSHWSSAVISFTEKKLSAIFVTFVHELGHNLGMSHDKPDCKCKRKTCIMYENNAETDAFSDCSYKQYFDRLVSGAECLRQPPAPGTFYPKTREYCGNKIVESGEQCDCGSAANCRKDPCCHANCTFTAGSVCASGKCCKYCKVLPAGTLCRASTGTCDLPEYCNGISPQCPLDVYLQDGTPCKNGIYCYQGKCSSHSKQCRHLFGKQARVAPLDCFKAVNTQGDRFGNCGIRDNIHFTKCSTENILCGRIQCENIAKLPFLQNHVTLIQTPVRDKNCWGLDYHIGMPRADVGAVEDGTPCGSDMLCINRTCMSVLVLNYDCNMTKCHNRGVCNNRKNCHCKYGWAPPYCELQGFGGSIDSGPPPARKTSQRAKVRLTLFGFFSLCILGVALTIHYKQEIEGWLMKVKAQFHRTLQLFQRLKKPEVPKENVPVGESKSTKDQKAVALESLEEISL